The Myxococcota bacterium region CGCGCTAGTCGGCGATCCAGCTGCCGTGGAAGCCGTAGGGCACGCGCACCGGCAGGTGCACGCGTGCGACCGGGCCCTTGGCGAAGTTCTGCGCGTCGAGGATCACCAGGTCGCTCGTGTTCGTCGCCGGGTCGTAGACGAAGGTGAGCACGTAGCCCTCGTCCTCGGCGTGGCCGGTCTGCACGAACACGGGCTCGCCCGCGCCGCTCGTCACCCACTCCTGCGACTTGCCCGACTGCAGGTCGTACTTGATCAGCCGCTTGCCGAACTCGTTCGGGATGTCGCCCCCCAGGCCCGCCATGTAGCCGTAGCGGTGCTTGAGCCCGACG contains the following coding sequences:
- a CDS encoding carotenoid oxygenase family protein is translated as VGLKHRYGYMAGLGGDIPNEFGKRLIKYDLQSGKSQEWVTSGAGEPVFVQTGHAEDEGYVLTFVYDPATNTSDLVILDAQNFAKGPVARVHLPVRVPYGFHGSWIAD